The following are encoded together in the Triticum dicoccoides isolate Atlit2015 ecotype Zavitan chromosome 6B, WEW_v2.0, whole genome shotgun sequence genome:
- the LOC119324801 gene encoding photosynthetic NDH subunit of lumenal location 4, chloroplastic-like, with the protein MPPPISPLPLMASSPIPSPPAARPGSGRALAAVVPCNSSASPSSSTSTSSVALAGGRRGVLALGAGFLASAALLCPAGDAGATRIEYFATVGEKLCDMDFAKSGLGYCDVEIGTGVQPKRGELINIHYTARFPDGTVFDSSYKRGRPLTMRIGAGKILRGLQQGIGGGGGVTPMLVGGKRKLMIPPILAYGPEPAGCFSGDCNIPGNSTILYDILLVGIYK; encoded by the exons ATGCCGCCTCCTATCTCCCCGCTGCCGCTCATGGCCTCCAGCCCAATCCCGTCGCCTCCGGCCGCGCGACCCGGCAGCGGCAGAGCCCTCGCCGCCGTCGTGCCCTGCAACTCCTCGGCATCACCGTCATCGTCGACGTCGACGTCTTCGGTGGCGCTGGCTGGCGGCAGGAGGGGCGTGCTCGCGCTGGGCGCGGGGTTCCTGGCCTCCGCGGCGCTGCTGTGCCCGGCCGGGGACGCCGGCGCGACGCGCATCGAGTACTTCGCGACGGTCGGGGAGAAGCTCTGCGACATGGACTTCGCCAAGTCCGGGCTCGGCTACTGCGACGTCGAAATCGGCACGGGCGTGCAGCCCAAGCGCGGCGAGCTCATCAAT ATACACTACACGGCGAGGTTCCCCGACGGGACAGTGTTCGACAGCAGCTACAAGCGCGGGAGGCCACTGACGATGCGCATCGGCGCAGGCAAG ATCCTCCGGGGGCTTCAACaggggatcggcggcggcggcggcgtgacgcCCATGCTCGTCG GTGGGAAGCGCAAGCTGATGATACCTCCGATTTTGGCATACGGGCCCGAACCAGCAGGCTGCTTCTCAG GGGACTGCAACATTCCTGGGAACTCCACGATACTGTACGACATCCTCCTCGTCGGCATCTACAAGTGA